GCGCTCGGGAGATGGGAAGCGCCTTAACGGGCCGCTGGGTGAGAAACGGCATGGTGTTTTTTGCCATTGAAGCCAACTCAGGGAAGGTGATCGCATTCCGAATTGCGCGCCCATAATGCGTTCAGCAGGAAATGGGGGCACCCCTATCAACCTTGACCTTGGTAGACCATAATCTAATTGGATTTCGATCTCCCGCCATGCCAGAGCGAAGCCTACTTGAACGGTCTGACAGAACGAATTGAGCCAGCTAATTGTTAAAACGTACGACTGGGTACCGGAGTTTCCGCGAGGATTTGTCCGCGATCTTCGAGTGTGCTGGGCATTGGAAGAAGCTGGTATTCCCTACCGGGTAGAAGGTACGTCATTTCATAGTCGAGGCGAGGAACACTTTCTTCATCACCCTTTCGGACAGGTTCCATGGCTGCTTGATGGCGATGTGTCGATTTTCGAAAGCGGAGCAATCCTGTTATACATCGGAGAGAAGAACGACATTCTCTTGCCTTCAGATGCAAAGGGTCGGAGCGAGGTCGTTGAGTGGGTGTTTGCAGCACTGAACTCAGTAGAGATGGCTGCGATACCATTCTTCATCTTCAAAATATCGAACGATGAGATGGAAACGCCCGGAAGACAGACTTTGGACGCGTTTCTTTCTGGGCGTCTCGATCACATGGAGAAATACGTCGATAACCGAGAATGGCTAGCCAAGTCGTTTTCAGTAGCCGATATCCTCATGTCTGACGTCTTGCGGCTAGTCGACCGATTTGGCGGATTGAAAGGTTATCCCGCATGTCGTGCGTATGTTGCCCGAGCGACTGATCGACCCGCATTCCAGAAAGCTTACGCTGACCAGTTAGCCTATTTCGCAGCGGCGGACGAGAATCGAGAACCCGACTAGCCGCTTACGTCCGAAGTCTGCTATCAATCAAGGAGTGGGCGAGGAATCGTGAGCGTCTGCTTTAGGGACTGGATTCGATCAACTCTGACACTGTCTATCAGATCAGAACTGATTCATCTCAGCTAGGACCAGAAAAGCCCTAAAATCGTTGGATGTACTGAGTTTCAGAGTTACGCCGATTGCTTTGCCTTAGTGCTTCGCTACAACTGAGTCCATCCAGGTGGAATCCTTGAAATCGTCCAACGTGACCTCGGCCAATGGCCTCACCCGATCCCCTATGCCGACAAACCGCCAGCCCAGCTCCTGGGTGGCCTTGACATCCCAGACCGCGTCACCAAAGTAAACCGCTTGCTCGCCCTTGCCGCCGATCTGCCGCAGGCAATGGCGCATGATTCCTGTGCGCGATGATGAGTCGTCGCCACTGGATATAAACCGCGGGACGTCAAACCCAGCAAATTTCAACTTTAGTCGAGCTGTGCTGCCCCAGCCGCCGGTTGCCACCCCATACGGGACGCCGGCTTGTCGCAAGGTGCCGATCGCGTCGATCGCGCCTGGCACAGCTTGACATTCACCGCCGGATTCGAGGTGCGAGCGTATTTTGCTTGTAAACAGTGTTCTGACTTCACTAATGACCCGAAGATTAGCCTCCAGTCCAAGCCGCGCAAGCAGTTCCGTCAGCAGACCGGAGTCGGTGACATGCCGATAAGACTCCCAATCTGTATCGAAATTGCGAGTTCCGACTACTTCTGACACCGCTTCCTGATAGAGGACGTCGTCGAATTCGACGCTCTGAACCAGAGTGCCGTCCAGATCGAAGATGAAAATGTCATTCGAAGTCAAGTCCACCGGCGGATTCATAGAAAGCGCGAACGCTAAGATCAGAAGGCTGTCACATCAGAAACAAATTAACAATTGGCTCATGGGGCTTGAGTCAAGAGGTATGTCCGTGGGACGAAAACTAGCGCGACGTGTTCCAGCGATCGCAAAGGCCCGCGAATGGAGCGGCGTAACTTCCTTGCTTCTGCTGCTTTCATCGCTCCAGCTGTCGGCGGCAGGCTGTGACCAGCCAATTAGCGGTGGCCGAGGCGATCCGCTTTTGTGCCTCTCTAAAGCCCCAACAGTGTTAGACCATCAGGGATTCAAGCTTCTCGTTCCCACCGGCTGGTATTACGGATCGAATGATCATGGCGTCAAAGTGCTGAATGCCCCGATCGGGGAAAACTCAGCGCTAACGGTTCGACTGTCCGGACCTGTTTATGAAGATAAAAAGGCCTACTGGCAGTCGTTAGGCCTGACGTGTGTTGAGACCGGCACCAACAAGAGGGCTTGCTCAGGAAGTCATAACGGTATCTTCATCACGCACTATTTCTTGCGGTTAGATGATGGATGGGTCTATGCCTACTTTGACTTTCCCATACGCATGTTTCATCAATCATTTGAGCCCCTATCTTCAGTCCTTGAGTCGATTGAAGCAGAATAGAGCACGTAATGATTCTCAGAGAAGACAGGACGCAATCGCTATGTGCACACAAATCGCGTGGAAACTCTCTCAAATGAGTCGACTACTGTTTCTCTTGCTGTTTCTGCTCTTCCAACCTGCCAGCGCCGTCGATCTTGAATTGCAGCACTATGGGCCCTTAGATATTGGCGACCTTCAGGTTTTGCTCCCTAGAGACGTCCACGTAGCCATCATGAAGTTCGAGACGGAAGAGGACTTTTGTCTTGGCATACAAGCCACTCACCTCATCGATGATGAGCAAGTCGAGAAAATCCGACTCGGCAAATGCTGGATCGCTGGCCAGTTTAATTTGATATTGAAGATAGAACCCGTCGACGACGACCAAAGCTGGCTGCGGGTTGGCATTAACTCGTTAGCAAGTGGAGCAACCTCTGCTGGCAACCCGCTGAAAATCGGAAGGGCCTTCGGCGCCTCTCTCAGTGTGCAACCCAACATCAAGTTGTCATCAGAACTAGGTGAAATTCTGCTCTGGCGCCTAAACGTGAGTGACGGCGGAGGCTCGGTTGATCACACCATCAGAGTTTCAGCCATCCTGGACGAGAACCCTGACAAAATCATGGGAAGTGGCCACAACGAAATCGATTGGCCAGACTAAGGATCGCAATGAGAGAACAGAAGAATTCGTTACTCTGGCCTGCGAGCCACCTTCATTGGCTATTCACTTTCCTCATGGTCGTGGGACTGCAAGCGGGAACCAGCTCACCTGGCGCGGCAGCTGAGAATGAACCGCTAGACCTCGACGGTTTCACCGAATACTGGGAATGGAGCCGCAATGAACCTCCCACCTATC
The nucleotide sequence above comes from Pseudomonadota bacterium. Encoded proteins:
- a CDS encoding glutathione S-transferase family protein — protein: MSQLIVKTYDWVPEFPRGFVRDLRVCWALEEAGIPYRVEGTSFHSRGEEHFLHHPFGQVPWLLDGDVSIFESGAILLYIGEKNDILLPSDAKGRSEVVEWVFAALNSVEMAAIPFFIFKISNDEMETPGRQTLDAFLSGRLDHMEKYVDNREWLAKSFSVADILMSDVLRLVDRFGGLKGYPACRAYVARATDRPAFQKAYADQLAYFAAADENREPD
- a CDS encoding HAD family hydrolase, coding for MNPPVDLTSNDIFIFDLDGTLVQSVEFDDVLYQEAVSEVVGTRNFDTDWESYRHVTDSGLLTELLARLGLEANLRVISEVRTLFTSKIRSHLESGGECQAVPGAIDAIGTLRQAGVPYGVATGGWGSTARLKLKFAGFDVPRFISSGDDSSSRTGIMRHCLRQIGGKGEQAVYFGDAVWDVKATQELGWRFVGIGDRVRPLAEVTLDDFKDSTWMDSVVAKH